A genomic segment from Aspergillus puulaauensis MK2 DNA, chromosome 1, nearly complete sequence encodes:
- a CDS encoding Zn(II)2Cys6 transcription factor (COG:S;~EggNog:ENOG410QDYX;~InterPro:IPR036864,IPR021858,IPR001138;~PFAM:PF00172;~TransMembrane:1 (i175-193o);~go_function: GO:0000981 - DNA-binding transcription factor activity, RNA polymerase II-specific [Evidence IEA];~go_function: GO:0008270 - zinc ion binding [Evidence IEA];~go_process: GO:0006355 - regulation of transcription, DNA-templated [Evidence IEA]), which produces MSSLARRRKFTSRSLSGCRTCRARHKKCDESPGACNNCVSTGRKCDGYDLARLPAKKFALLSVPPVASRLGWHTTADEMRSFSYFVHCSIPSLAAFFDSPLWRRVSMQMAHLDRAVYHAASMLGAIHEDSFQNQMRLSGEDLLVPRHRFAIEQASRAFSILNHRQASQDPQLREVVLLCCLLFVISDLLLGQYDSALRHLRGGLGVLKEALEQEQQQQRAIPLDCSLIETYQRLDVEFSHFGPGKPFLFVDIQPEEEDSPDRTSPLHSLRDVHQRSHQLLSIGIPFLAKCWPLSDADIQADHDNLYSQQQRILSLWCELSPQVLSFRDRFCHKLSYREQRALELYILQFRGQIVGIKTCLFNGSVPPELVPDYEDLMTFYDTFIARFPERPTITLDYGVLPSLYLIASSCPDYSIRLRAINALLDWPHCEAIINSNVVASLTLHSLKVELEANDQQRISCLDGRTDEELSQFISSTLKSSQQAANWSTIRASKFLLE; this is translated from the exons ATGTCATCGCTGGCACGTCGCAGAAAGTTCACCTCGCGATCCTTGTCGGGCTGTCGAACCTGCCG CGCCCGCCATAAGAAATGCGACGAGTCGCCCGGCGCATGCAACAACTGCGTCTCAACCGGCCGCAAATGCGACGGGTATGACCTCGCCCGCCTGCCAGCAAAGAAGTTCGCGCTTTTGAGCGTCCCCCCAGTCGCATCCCGGCTAGGATGGCACACTACTGCAGACGAGATGCGGTCCTTCTCGTACTTCGTGCACTGCTCCATCCCCAGCTtggcggccttcttcgactcGCCGCTGTGGCGCCGGGTCTCGATGCAGATGGCCCACCTCGACCGCGCCGTCTACCATGCTGCCAGTATGCTAGGTGCCATCCATGAAGACTCGTTCCAGAACCAGATGCGTCTGTCGGGTGAGGATCTCCTTGTGCCGCGGCACCGGTTTGCTATTGAGCAGGCTTCGCGTGCCTTTTCGATCCTGAACCATCGCCAGGCTTCGCAGGACCCCCAGCTGCGGGAGGTCGTGCTGCTTTGCTGTCTGCTGTTTGTCATTTCTGACTTGCTTTTGGGTCAGTATGATAGTGCCTTGCGGCACCTTCGCGGTGGCCTTGGGGTTTTAAAGGAAGCactggagcaggagcagcaacaacagcgtGCAATTCCCCTAGACTGTTCGTTGATCGAAACATATCAACGGTTAGACGTCGAATTCTCTCACTTTGGCCCTGGGAAGCCGTTCTTGTTCGTGGATATACagccagaagaggaggactcTCCTGACCGAACTTCCCCACTGCACAGTCTACGCGACGTGCATCAACGTAGCCACCAGCTGCTGAGCATCGGCATTCCATTTCTCGCCAAGTGCTGGCCTCTCTCCGACGCTGATATTCAAGCCGACCACGACAATCTGTACAGCCAGCAACAGCGCATTCTCTCATTGTGGTGCGAACTCAGCCCGCAGGTCCTATCATTTCGCGATCGCTTCTGCCACAAGCTTAGCTACCGAGAACAACGCGCGCTGGAACTCTACATCTTGCAATTCCGTGGCCAGATTGTCGGTATCAAGACATGTCTGTTCAACGGGTCTGTTCCTCCCGAGCTTGTCCCGGACTATGAAGACTTGATGACCTTCTACGATACTTTCATAGCTCGATTCCCCGAACGCCCAACAATCACTCTGGATTATGGCGTCCTTCCGAGTCTCTATCTCATCGCGTCCAGCTGTCCTGACTATTCGATCCGCTTGCGCGCGATTAATGCGCTACTCGACTGGCCGCATTGCGAGGCGATTATCAATTCAAATGTAGTCGCTTCATTGACCCTGCACTCGCTAAAGGTGGAATTGGAGGCGAATGACCAACAGCGGATCTCGTGCCTCGATGGACGAACGGACGAAGAACTGAGCCAGTTTATAAGCAGCACACTGAAGTCATCACAACAAGCCGCGAACTGGTCCACGATTCGCGCGTCCAAGTTTCTTCTAGAGTGA
- a CDS encoding uncharacterized protein (COG:Q;~EggNog:ENOG410PV0G;~InterPro:IPR001128,IPR017972,IPR002401,IPR036396;~PFAM:PF00067;~TransMembrane:1 (o33-50i);~go_function: GO:0005506 - iron ion binding [Evidence IEA];~go_function: GO:0016705 - oxidoreductase activity, acting on paired donors, with incorporation or reduction of molecular oxygen [Evidence IEA];~go_function: GO:0020037 - heme binding [Evidence IEA];~go_process: GO:0055114 - oxidation-reduction process [Evidence IEA]) — protein sequence MSWPNHNGYQCYSIKERTNMLTVLVESLKKTPLAAGAIALVAIILVYVVYQRHLHPLAKYPGPFLASVTDLWQAHQFFTLQQPYNLTKLHEKYGPVVRYGPDKLSVIYESAVPIIYQKSARTMPKTEFYDAYGAAHPNVFGMRDETLHSTRRRHMSHSFSLSYIKEMEKYMDLNIHILKDRIRTYCSTGEVFNVKKLLHYYMIDVIGELAFSQSFGVQEADDELLVPPVIEHSLLAAVTGAWPSMTKTLKKWLPFVPHRGLRNLFAGRKACADLASTCVQHRLTDLKGNGTSLNLEDRKDILTNLIKAKHPETGERLTQIDLETEAFGFIIAGTHTTSATSTLLFYHLLHNPEPMRKCIEEIDSNLPILESTEPAYSVTTAESSLPFLRNCVRENFRITPVFTMPLARRVMDPAGIRIEGNHFPQGTSLAVCNHAFHHNPAVWGPDHNVFNPTRWDDPNVNARARLLMHFGLGGRQCIGKTVATTNIYKLFSTLLKEFTFELADEQERLEVEMGRYKGAIPDLVSVGISDMKGPLLVRARVR from the exons ATGTCCTGGCCCAACCACAATGGATACCAGTGCTACTCCATCAAAGAACGAACAAACATGTTAACGGTTCTTGTCGAGTCATTAAAGAAGAccccgctggctgctggggctaTTGCCCTGGTCGCGATAATATTGGTATATGTCGTCTACCAGCGGCACCTCCATCCCCTGGCCAAATACCCGGGCCCGTTCCTCGCTAGTGTCACAGATCTATGGCAGGCTCATCAGTTCTTTACCCTCCAACAGCCATATAACCTGACAAAACTTCACGAAAAGTACGGGCCTGTTGTCAGATATGGGCCTGATAAATTGAGTGTCATATATGAAAGCGCCGTACCGATAATTTATCAGAAAAGCGCGAGGACCATGCCGAAAACCGAGTTCTACGACGCATATGGAGCCGCCCACCCAAATGTATTCGGCATGCGTGATGAAACA TTACATTCCACAAGACGGCGTCATATGTCACACAGTTTCTCCCTGAGTTATAtcaaggaaatggagaagTACATGGACCTTAACATCCACATCTTAAAGGACCGGATCCGGACTTACTGCTCCACGGGAGAAGTTTTCAACGTGAAGAAATTACTACATTACTATATGATTGATGTGATTGGGGAGCTTGCCTTTAGTCAGTCCTTCGGGGTGCAAGAAGCCGATGACGAGTTGCTTGTTCCTCCCGTCATTGAACACAGCCTCCTAGCCGCCGTGACTGGCGCATGGCCTTCCATGACAAAGACGTTGAAGAAGTGGCTCCCTTTTGTACCGCATCGCGGTCTTCGAAACCTCTTTGCGGGTCGAAAGGCTTGCGCAGATCTTGCTTCGACGTGCGTCCAGCATCGATTGACCGACCTTAAGGGCAATGGAACCTCTCTCAACCTGGAAGATAGAAAAGATATCTTGACCAATCTGATCAAGGCCAAACACCCGGAGACTGGCGAGAGACTTACACAAATTGACCTGGAAACAGAGGCGTTTGGTTTTAT TATCGCAGGAACCCACACAACAAGTGCTACCTCAACCCTCTTATTTTATCATCTCCTTCACAACCCCGAGCCTATGCGGAAATGTATCGAGGAGATTGACTCTaacctccccatcctcgaATCCACCGAGCCCGCATACTCCGTCACCACCGCCGAATCCTCCCTCCCATTTCTCCGCAACTGTGTGCGGGAGAACTTCCGCATCACACCAGTCTTCACAATGCCGCTTGCACGCCGGGTTATGGACCCAGCAGGGATAAGAATCGAGGGTAATCACTTTCCCCAAGGG ACATCCCTCGCCGTCTGCAACCATGCATTCCACCACAACCCCGCAGTATGGGGCCCAGACCATAACGTCTTCAATCCAACCCGATGGGACGACCCCAACGTAAACGCCAGGGCACGCCTCCTGATGCATTTCGGGCTGGGTGGCCGACAGTGTATCGGAAAGACGGTAGCCACGACAAACATATACAAGCTGTTCAGCACGCTTCTTAAGGAATTCACGTTCGAGCTGGCGGATGAGCAAGAGCGGTTGGAAGTGGAAATGGGGAGGTATAAGGGGGCGATCCCCGACCTGGTCAGTGTTGGGATTAGTGATATGAAAGGGCCGTTGCTTGTTAGGGCTAGGGTTCGTTGA
- a CDS encoding fungal specific transcription factor domain-containing protein (COG:S;~EggNog:ENOG410PIGJ): MTRTGHRGDLLKRIETLEGKLQAVTDTSLSLIDNTPLCNQEDRESCDQRTAVDEGEPVDVLSTNALTETSDSEVGYFGPTSNYAMFRLVSRIFAQTTMMYLPADGAAQNLDSCYHCVQHHSEVSTMAAGISEVRATPLPNELYTLPSKEEAVLLLHRFFSTINMVLPYISKPDLIEEYHKATEQRPPKFRRVLLALLNIVWAHASASLGNARQEGFYRKSVALLDSRTLERPSYELVQALLLVVEYKQNHQRSISSYTTHALCVKAAFHVGLHSRNPIGSGRPGESYLRLRLWDGVVKNDREVFGSCGAIQLANNGRRVMSLTQGRPFMIPQAIGAVNNEVPREANPTTSDLYMTHLASSHSVIEQAIDSLYSGNLESVEAPKIQALISQWMDLSWRIEEWSDNLTSVGGLVSGSELSLCPGTTDGRMAARVLLTIQYYRMRMLANFPLISQFLLSGREASHESQAHDRLRQRLPLVVQDDWHAVRELGRMISVLSNTRATFTSTFAAWYTCNYTMLTVALHYFAILLVTKHEPGVLDVSSVIAVRQEIDEALNVMETLGKSSLITQKAGCCIERLLAVFDTLGDELRIAPSVSLDFWDADYILQNIGRPSNDFLTTFSRDEFDQQDPSFLELYSSIPLCE; the protein is encoded by the exons ATGACACG GACTGGACACCGGGGTGATTTGCTCAAAAGAATAGAGACTCTCGAGGGGAAACTTCAGGCGGTTACAGATACCTCATTGTCTTTGATTGACAATACACCCTTGTGCAATCAGGAAGATCGAGAATCTTGTGACCAGCGGACCGCCGTAGACGAGGGCGAACCCGTGGACGTACTATCAACGAACGCCTTGACAGAAACATCAGATAGTGAAGTTGGTTATTTCG GACCTACCTCTAACTATGCGATGTTTCGTCTGGTATCAAGAATTTTTGCCCAAACGACAATGATGTACCTACCAGCAGACGGGGCGGCACAGAACCTAGATTCATGCTACCACTGTGTCCAGCATCACAGTGAGGTTTCGACTATGGCAGCAGGTATTTCAGAGGTGAGAGCGACACCGTTGCCCAATGAGCTGTATACGCTGCCTTCGAAGGAGGAAGCCgtgcttcttctccaccggTTCTTCTCCACCATCAATATGGTACTCCCATATATCAGCAAGCCGGATTTGATCGAGGAATACCACAAGGCAACAGAGCAGCGTCCCCCAAAATTTCGCAGAGTGCTGCTTGCACTACTAAACATTGTCTGGGCCCATGCATCCGCATCGTTGGGTAATGCACGGCAAGAGGGTTTCTATCGGAAGTCGGTTGCGCTACTGGACTCGAGAACCCTAGAGCGTCCGAGCTATGAATTGG TCCAGGCACTGCTCCTTGTGGTCGAGTACAAGCAGAATCACCAGCGCTCAATATCCAGCTATACAACTCATGCGCTATGTGTGAAGGCTGCTTTCCACGTCGGGCTCCATTCTAGGAATCCCATAGGCTCGGGTAGACCAGGCGAGAGTTATCTTCGCTTGCGTCTCTGGGATGGTGTAGTCAAGAACGATAGGGAAGTATTCGGCTCTTGTGGGGCTATCCAGCTAGCTAATAATGGGCGCAGGGTTATGAGTTTGACCCAAGGCCGACCGTTCATGATTCCGCAAGCTATTGGTGCGGTAAACAACGAAGTGCCGCGCGAAGCAAATCCTACCACCAGCGATCTTTACATGACCCATCTCGC GTCGTCTCATTCTGTTATCGAACAGGCCATAGACTCGCTGTATAGCGGTAACTTAGAGTCGGTGGAGGCCCCAAAGATCCAGGCTCTGATCTCTCAGTGGATGGATCTGAGCTGGCGTATCGAAGAGTGGTCGGATAATTTGACCTCAGTCGGGGGGCTTGTATCAGGGTCGGAATTATCGCTATGTCCAGGAACGACAGATGGTCGCATGGCTGCACGAGTGCTCTTGACAATTCAATATTACCGGATGCGTATGCTCGCTAATTTCCCTCTCATTTCACAGTTCCTCCTTTCGGGTAGGGAAGCTTCCCATGAATCCCAGGCGCATGACCGTCTGAGACAGAGGTTGCCCTTGGTTGTCCAGGATGACTGGCATGCGGTGCGCGAGCTGGGCAGGATGATATCTGTGCTGAGCAACACCCGCGCGACGTTCACCAGCACTTTTGCTGCTTGGTACACGTGCAACTATACGA TGCTCACTGTTGCGCTACATTACTTTGCAATTCTTCTTGTCACAAAACACGAACCAGGTGTTCTTGATGTCAGCTCAGTCATCGCAGTTCGCCAGGAGATAGACGAGGCGCTCAATGTTATGGAGACGCTTGGAAAATCCAGCCTAATCACACAGAAGGCCGGATGTTGCATTGAGCGACTTTTGGCTGTGTTCGATACACTTG GAGACGAACTCAGAATAGCACCGTCGGTTTCCCTCGATTTTTGGGATGCCGATTATATCCTACAGAACATCGGGCGCCCCTCGAACGACTTCCTTACCACATTCAGCCGAGACGAATTTGACCAGCAGGATCCATCATTTCTCGAATTATACTCTAGCATCCCGCTATGCGAGTAG
- a CDS encoding uncharacterized protein (COG:S;~EggNog:ENOG410PK7P;~InterPro:IPR001077,IPR036388,IPR016461,IPR029063, IPR036390;~PFAM:PF00891;~go_function: GO:0008168 - methyltransferase activity [Evidence IEA];~go_function: GO:0008171 - O-methyltransferase activity [Evidence IEA]) gives MANTLSDLTTTIATALSNLPPPDQIQDAERMQLLGVLGQLHDTLEPPLLSIQRLCLSHYGIVVIRIAQGMGVFDAFAESGGAEMTAQELSSKTKGDDALLERVLRFLCAHRLCKETAPATYKPLPQAMMFAGVSVPASMIRHFHACMQASVKLFDFLEKNEYKAPEDAYDSPWQFAYNTNDHFWDWLQKNPDNQQAFNSVMTGAQEHRGEDWFEIYPVMEKLDVSQSPDRVLLVDIGGGVGQGLIAFKKRFSELPGDLVLQDLPQVIDDIQNPLPDGISATKHNFFDPQPVRGAMAYYMRTVLHDWPDKQALIALSHIREAMSEDSVLFIHEHTTPAGANVPRLAATLDFHMMEIFSSLERTETQWVALLEKAGFKVVKVYNYKSQPDTIPSALFEATL, from the exons ATGGCAAACACCCTGTCCGATCTAACCACCACTATAGCAACCGCTCTATCGAAcctcccaccaccagacCAGATCCAAGATGCTGAACGCATGCAGCTTTTGGGAGTACTCGGCCAGCTGCACGACACGCTGGAACCTCCATTGTTGTCTATACAGCGTCTGTGCCTTTCA CACTATGGTATCGTCGTGATCCGGATCGCACAAGGGATGGGGGTTTTTGACGCATTTGCTGAATCGGGCGGTGCTGAAATGACTGCGCAGGAGCTTTCGTCGAAGACTAAGGGAGATGATGCATTATTGG AGCGTGTTCTGCGTTTCCTCTGCGCTCACCGGCTTTGTAAAGAAACTGCCCCGGCGACTTACAAGCCTTTGCCGCAGGCGATGATGTTTGCGGGTGTCTCTGTGCCTGCGAGTATGATTAGACATTT CCATGCATGCATGCAAGCATCTGTGAAGCTCTTTGATTTTCTGGAGAAGAACGAGTACAAAGCCCCCGAAGACGCATATGATTCGCCCTGGCAGTTCGCGTACAACACAAACGATCACTTCTGGGACTGGCTGCAGAAGAATCCAGATAATCAGCAGGCCTTCAATTCCGTTATGACGGGAGCCCAAGAGCACCGCGGCGAGGACTGGTTCGAGATATACCCAGTGATGGAAAAATTAGACGTTTCCCAATCTCCAGACCGAGTCCTGCTCGTCGATATTGGTGGCGGCGTTGGGCAAGGCCTTATAGCGTTTAAGAAGCGGTTTTCTGAGTTACCAGGGGATCTAGTCCTTCAGGATCTGCCGCAGGTGATTGACGACATTCAAAACCCGCTTCCGGATGGCATTTCTGCAACGAAGCACAACTTTTTCGACCCGCAGCCGGTCCGTGGCGCGATGGCATACTATATGCGGACGGTTTTGCATGACTGGCCGGATAAGCAAGCGTTGATTGCCCTTTCTCATATCCGTGAGGCTATGAGTGAGGACTCGGTCCTGTTTATCCACGAGCATACGACCCCGGCCGGTGCCAATGTGCCGCGACTGGCCGCGACGCTGGATTTTCATATGATGGAAATTTTCTCCTCGCTTGAGCGGACAGAGACCCAATGGGTGGCTCTTCTCGAGAAGGCTGGGTTCAAGGTTGTGAAggtttataattataagagCCAACCAGACACCATCCCCAGCGCCCTGTTTGAGGCGACTTTGTGA
- the HHF1_1 gene encoding histone H4 (COG:B;~EggNog:ENOG410PPJQ;~InterPro:IPR004823,IPR009072,IPR019809,IPR001951, IPR035425;~PFAM:PF02969,PF15511;~go_component: GO:0000786 - nucleosome [Evidence IEA];~go_function: GO:0003677 - DNA binding [Evidence IEA];~go_function: GO:0046982 - protein heterodimerization activity [Evidence IEA];~go_process: GO:0006352 - DNA-templated transcription, initiation [Evidence IEA]), with product MSGRGKGGKGLGKGGAKRHRKILRDNIQGITKPAIRRLARRGGVKRISAMIYEETRGVLKTFLEGVIRDAVTYTEHAKRKTVTSLDVVYALKRQGRTLYGFGG from the exons ATGTCTGGAC GCGGAAAAGGTGGCAAGGGTCTCGGAAAGGGTGGCGCCAAGCGTCACCGCAAGATCTTGCGTGACAACATCCAGGGTATCACTAAGCCCGCTATCCGTCGTCTCGCTCGTCGTGGTGGTGTCAAGCGTATCTCTGCCATGATCTACGAGGAGACCCGTGGTGTCCTCAAGACCTTCCTTGAGGGTGTCATCCGTGACGCTGTCACCTACACTGAGCACGCCAAGCGCAAGACTGTCACTTCTCTCGATGTCGTCTACGCTCTGAAGCGTCAAGGCC GTACCCTCTACGGTTTCGGTGGTTAA
- a CDS encoding uncharacterized protein (COG:U;~EggNog:ENOG410QDWV;~InterPro:IPR020846,IPR011701,IPR036259;~PFAM:PF07690;~TransMembrane:10 (i69-91o103-122i134-156o162-180i192-216o222-241i289-310o330-349i370-389o461-485i);~go_function: GO:0022857 - transmembrane transporter activity [Evidence IEA];~go_process: GO:0055085 - transmembrane transport [Evidence IEA]) produces the protein MDKPHAEHVEANDAEATAELSSAGGEGGLSREHREYLLRRHGTLQLRPIPSMDDADPYNWSSRTKITNLALVAFHAMMATFTASAIQSAFVEIAEDLDVSVHRASYLTSLVIAILGAAPLFWKPFADRYGRRPIFLLSLVCSLVGNIGCANSPSYATMGLCRAITAFFICPAAAIGSGVVREMFFSRDCARYIGVWALMVTLGVPSAPFIFGFAVMRVGYRWIYWTLAIVNGVQLVLYFFLGRETLYVPPTGDGEKMSKRHLLGFSRLNPAPLTLRDFLGPLSLAARPCVLIPAVAYSMVFLLAGILISIEIPQVFPEKFGLNAQEVGLQNLAIIIGSGLGEHIGGHLSDQWMWNREKRAGRVPAPEYRLWLGYVGIGLAICGIVVFLVQTENASSHWNVTPLVGAAIAAAGNQIVTTVDITYAVDSYSKDPAAVGVFITFVRQTWGFIGPFWFPDMLKSVGFYGSNGIIVALLVGGSVMSTLALQWQGHKWR, from the exons ATGGACAAACCACACGCTGAACATGTCGAGGCAAACGATGCTGAGGCCACGGCTGAGTTATCTAGCGCTGGTGGCGAAGGGGGTCTATCAAGAGAGCATCGAGAATATCTCCTCAGACGGCATGGGACGTTGCAGCTCAGACCCATCCCATCAATGGATGACGCCGACCCGTACAACTGGTCATCACGGACG AAAATCACCAACCTGGCCCTCGTGGCTTTCCATGCAATGATGGCAACATTCACAGCATCAGCAATCCAGAGCGCCTTCGTGGAGATCGCCGAAGACCTGGACGTCAGCGTACACCGGGCTAGCTATCTCACCTCTCTGGTCATTGCTATTCTCGGCGCCGCTCCCTTGTTCTGGAAGCCCTTTGCAGATCGATACGGTCGACGTcccatcttcttgctctcgTTGGTTTGTAGCCTTGTTGGGAATATCGGATGTGCTAATAGTCCTTCCTACGCGACAATGGGTCTATGTCGCGCAATAACAGCTTTCTTTATCTGCCCTGCTGCGGCGATCGGAAGTGGCGTTGTGCGTGAGATGTTTTTCTCCCGGGACTGTGCTCGATACATAGGCGTTTGGGCATTGATGGTAACTCTCGGTGTACCGTCAGCACCATTTATTTTCGGTTTCGCGGTGATGAGAGTTGGTTATAGGTGGATTTATTGGACTCTCGCGATA GTCAACGGTGTCCAACTTGTCCTCTACTTCTTCCTTGGTCGTGAAACGCTCTATGTTCCGCCCACTGGGGATGGCGAGAAAATGAGCAAGCGCCATCTTCTCGGGTTCAGTCGCCTTAATCCGGCCCCTCTTACTCTTAGGGACTTTCTCGGTCCCTTGTCTCTAGCTGCGAGGCCTTGCGTTTTAATCCCCGCCGTCGCATACTCGATGGTCTTCCTCCTTGCGGGCATCCTGATATCCATTGAAATTCCACAGGTATTTCCCGAGAAATTCGGCTTGAACGCACAGGAGGTCGGTCTCCAAAACCTTGCTATCATTATCGGCTCCGGTCTCGGCGAGCACATAGGTGGTCATCTCTCAGACCAATGGATGTGGAATCGCGAAAAGCGAGCGGGCCGAGTCCCAGCTCCCGAGTATAGGCTGTGGCTCGGTTATGTCGGTATTGGCCTCGCTATCTGCGGAATCGTTGTGTTTCTGGTTCAAACTGAAAATGCCTCGAGTCATTGGAACGTTACACCCTTGGTCGGGGCTGCGAttgcggctgctgggaaTCAGATCGTCACGACTGTTGATATCACTTATGCGGTGGATTCTTATTCGAAAGATCCGGCCGCGGTCGGTGTCTTTATTACCTTTGTCAGGCAGACTTGGGGGTTTATCGGGCCATTTTG GTTCCCTGACATGTTGAAGAGCGTCGGCTTTTATGGGAGTAATGGGATCATAGTTGCTCTGCTCGTCGGGGGTTCGGTGATGTCGACACTAGCTTTGCAATGGCAGGGTCATAAATGGCGGTGA